Within the Arthrobacter sp. V1I7 genome, the region CCTGCGCGAAACTGGTTGCGATGGGCAAGAACCAGGCGGGACTCACTGCTGTTTACAACGCGATGGACGAAGGGGCTTTCACCGACCTGCGCGCAGCGCACAAACGCCTTGATGAGGCAGTGTGCAGGTCGTACGGCTGGCCAACCTCCGTCCTTGGTGATCAGGCAGAGATCGTGGATCGACTATACGAACTCAACGCTAAGGTCGCTACAGATCCCAGCGACTACGCCCCATTCCGCGAGGGGGAGAGGAACTGATGCCCCGCTTCTCAGAACGCAACGGATACGTCGAGCCACGAACAATCGTCCAAATCGACGACCTAGACAACGAGACGCGAACCCAGATCTGGAATGTTGTCTACGTCTTGAAGATGACCTCATACGATCACTACGGACCCATCGAAATGAACGATACGTTCGCGGTAGGCCTGTGGATTGAATGGAACGAATCTCTTGAGTACCTTCAGGGAACAAGAGGGAAAAGCTTCCTAGGCACGGTCAAGAAAACCGTAGTCAAGGGCACAATGGCCGAAGCGTTTGACCTCGTTGAAGCGTGCATCGAAGCGGTAGGCCATCCGTTGCCTGACTTGCTGAACGACGTCTTCACGAAGTACCTCGTGGGATACCGGGTAGTGAACGGCGAAATTATCCAAGTGACCGAGACGGCCGAGATTGAGGCTATTGAGACCGCATTGGATGTGCTGCAGCCATATGGGGGCGCACGGAAGCATCTGCTGAATGCGCTGTCTCTGCTTTCGAACCGACAAGATCCCCACTACTCGAACGTAGTCAAGGAGTCGATCAGCGCAGTCGAAGCCGTCGCCCGTCATCTGACCGGCGAAAAAACACTTGGAGATGCGCTCAAGAAATTGGAAGCCAAGGGTGTTCCGACACAACGGGCCTTGGTCGATGGCTGGCTAAAACTCTATGGGTACACCAGCGCCGAGGGTGGAATCCGACATGGCAGCATCGAACTCGGCGAAGTGGACGAGGCACTCGCCACCTACTTCCTTGTCACGTGCTCATCGATGGTCGGCTACCTGATCAAGAAAGCGGGAAGCGGGGCGTAGACCGTTGGAAAGTCGTCCTTGGGACTGCTGAGCAAAGTCTCTTAATGTCATCTCGTCGATCCGCCAGGAACGACGAAACGACAAACGAAGGACTGATCAACATGACCGCACGCATTCCGGCCACCCGCAAGACCACCGCCGCCCCGACCGTGAAGCTGTCCGGTGAACTCGTCGAGGTGCCGTCCGTGGCACTCGCCAACGAAGCTGCCGCCGC harbors:
- a CDS encoding AbiJ-NTD4 domain-containing protein; amino-acid sequence: MPRFSERNGYVEPRTIVQIDDLDNETRTQIWNVVYVLKMTSYDHYGPIEMNDTFAVGLWIEWNESLEYLQGTRGKSFLGTVKKTVVKGTMAEAFDLVEACIEAVGHPLPDLLNDVFTKYLVGYRVVNGEIIQVTETAEIEAIETALDVLQPYGGARKHLLNALSLLSNRQDPHYSNVVKESISAVEAVARHLTGEKTLGDALKKLEAKGVPTQRALVDGWLKLYGYTSAEGGIRHGSIELGEVDEALATYFLVTCSSMVGYLIKKAGSGA